The region AAAACATTAATGTCAGTTTCGACGGGTTTAAGGCGCTCACCGATCTGACGCTTTCCATCGGCGTCGGCGAGCTGCGTTGCATTATCGGCCCCAACGGCGCAGGGAAAACCACGCTGATGGATGTGATTACCGGGAAAACCCGGCCCCAGAGCGGGCGGGTTATCTACGATCAGGAAACCGACCTGACGCGGCTCACGCCGGTGGACATTGCGCGGCGCGGCATCGGGCGCAAATTCCAGAAGCCAACCGTCTTTGAGGCTTTGACGGTCGCGGAGAATCTGGAACTCGCGCAAAAGGGCGACAAAACGGTGCGCGGTACGCTGCGTGCGCGGCTTAGCGGCGAACAGCGGGATCGCATTGATGAAATGCTCATGACGCTGCGCCTGGCAGGCGAGCGTCGCCGCCCGGCTGGCGCGCTCTCCCATGGGCAAAAGCAGTTTCTGGAGACAGGCATGCTGCTGATGCAGGAGCCGCATCTGCTGCTGCTCGACGAGCCAGCGGCGGGGATGACCGACGCCGAAACGGAATACTCCGCCGAGCTGTTTCGCGCGCTCGCCGGGAAGCATTCGCTGATGGTGGTGGAGCACGACATGGGCTTTGTGGAAACCATCGCCGATAAAGTGACGGTGCTGCATCAGGGCCAGGTGCTGGCAGAGGGGTCGCTTGCCGAGGTGCAGGCGAACGAGCAGGTGATTGAAGTCTATCTTGGGCGTTAAGGAGCCGGCATGTTAGAAGTCAGCGAACTGAATCAATATTACGGCGGCAGCCATATTCTGCGCGGCGTGTCGCTTGCGGCGCGCGCAGGCGAAGTCACCTGTCTGCTCGGACGCAACGGGGTGGGGAAAAGCACGCTGCTGAAATGCCTGATGGGGCTGATTCCGGCGCGCTCAGGCGAGGTCACCTGGCAGGGCAACGTCATCACCCGCCATAAGCCGCACCAGCGTGTCGGGGCGGGGATCGCGTATGTGCCGCAGGGGCGTGAGATTTTCCCGCGCCTGACCGTTGAGGAAAATCTGCTGATGGGGCTGTCACGCTTTCACGGCGCGCAGGCGAAGCGGGTGCCGGAGGAGATCTACACGCTGTTTCCGGTGCTGAAAGCGATGCGCCAGCGGCGCGGCGGCGATCTTTCCGGCGGTCAGCAACAACAGCTCGCCATCGGACGCGCGCTGGCGAGCCGTCCGCAACTGCTGATCCTCGACGAGCCGACCGAAGGCATTCAGCCGTCTGTTATCAAAGAAATTGGCGCGGTGATCCGCGAGCTGGCGGCGCGCGGCGATATGGCCATTCTGCTGGTGGAGCAGTTCTACGACTTCGCCGCCGGGCTTGCGGACAACTATCTGGTGATGTCGCGCGGGACGATTATCCAGCGCGGTCGCGGCGCGGACATGGACGCCGAGGGCGTAAGAGGGCTGGTGGCGATTTAGCGCGGGGAGCAGGGCTGGCGGGATGCTGGTGGAGAGCGCCAGAGCGTGGCGGTGGTGATAGCGTTAATACCGACTTTAACACCAAAAGAAAATGCCCCTCAGAGGGGCATTTTTACATAGGTTGACCGCGCTCCACTCAGCCCGGCTGCATCACCCCAACCGTTTTAACGCGCATACCTTTAACCAGCATCAGGTACGCCATGGCGGCGAAGACCATCAGCGAGGCGAAAAGCGACCACGACGGCAGCGTCGTTAACACAAACCCGCTGTACATCGGGTTGAAGGACGCGCCCAGCCAGCCGAGCGACTGGACTGAGAAGTAACCCGCCTTGAGCCCTGGCGGCGCAATGTTGTCGATAAGCATATA is a window of Cronobacter muytjensii ATCC 51329 DNA encoding:
- the urtD gene encoding urea ABC transporter ATP-binding protein UrtD, with amino-acid sequence MHAIDTLHTRQYETDRFRAQTDPVLQLENINVSFDGFKALTDLTLSIGVGELRCIIGPNGAGKTTLMDVITGKTRPQSGRVIYDQETDLTRLTPVDIARRGIGRKFQKPTVFEALTVAENLELAQKGDKTVRGTLRARLSGEQRDRIDEMLMTLRLAGERRRPAGALSHGQKQFLETGMLLMQEPHLLLLDEPAAGMTDAETEYSAELFRALAGKHSLMVVEHDMGFVETIADKVTVLHQGQVLAEGSLAEVQANEQVIEVYLGR
- the urtE gene encoding urea ABC transporter ATP-binding subunit UrtE; protein product: MLEVSELNQYYGGSHILRGVSLAARAGEVTCLLGRNGVGKSTLLKCLMGLIPARSGEVTWQGNVITRHKPHQRVGAGIAYVPQGREIFPRLTVEENLLMGLSRFHGAQAKRVPEEIYTLFPVLKAMRQRRGGDLSGGQQQQLAIGRALASRPQLLILDEPTEGIQPSVIKEIGAVIRELAARGDMAILLVEQFYDFAAGLADNYLVMSRGTIIQRGRGADMDAEGVRGLVAI